From the Gallaecimonas mangrovi genome, one window contains:
- a CDS encoding heme/hemin ABC transporter substrate-binding protein, whose product MKALLWLLLLPLSALAAPRIVTTGASVTQIVETLGGQGLIVGTDSTSKGNYPKLGYFRQLSAEGVLSLKPTELWAAPGTGPAAVLKQLRESGVKVRQLPQAPDLTGLYQHIELLGQWLGKSQEAAALVSQIQAQLDSLAPLNRHPRVLFLLSVGDRGLIAAGQKTWPDTLMKLAGLTNVAASQQGYKPFSKEMLLAKVDLVLIPNYLSAHPEQLCQQQPLSLMGSRCRVRALPATLVMSQGPHVVAAVEALRHALD is encoded by the coding sequence ATGAAGGCCTTGTTATGGTTACTGCTACTGCCACTTAGCGCCTTAGCCGCTCCCCGGATTGTGACCACCGGTGCCAGCGTCACCCAAATTGTTGAAACCCTGGGTGGCCAAGGGCTCATTGTTGGCACCGACTCCACCAGTAAAGGGAACTACCCCAAGCTTGGCTACTTCCGCCAGTTAAGCGCGGAAGGGGTACTGAGCCTCAAGCCCACCGAATTGTGGGCCGCCCCCGGCACGGGCCCGGCGGCAGTACTCAAACAATTGCGCGAGAGCGGCGTGAAAGTACGGCAGCTGCCACAAGCACCTGATCTGACGGGCCTTTATCAACACATCGAGCTACTGGGGCAGTGGCTTGGCAAAAGCCAAGAGGCCGCAGCTTTAGTTAGCCAAATCCAGGCCCAGCTTGACTCTTTGGCGCCGTTAAATCGTCATCCTCGTGTACTGTTCCTATTAAGTGTTGGCGACCGTGGGCTGATTGCCGCCGGCCAAAAAACCTGGCCCGACACCTTGATGAAACTGGCAGGGCTAACCAATGTGGCCGCCAGCCAACAAGGCTATAAGCCTTTTTCAAAAGAAATGTTGCTGGCCAAGGTCGACTTGGTATTGATCCCCAATTACCTCAGCGCCCACCCAGAGCAACTTTGTCAGCAACAACCTTTGAGCCTGATGGGGTCTCGCTGCCGGGTTCGGGCGCTACCCGCCACCTTAGTGATGTCCCAGGGGCCGCATGTTGTTGCCGCTGTTGAGGCGCTTCGCCATGCACTGGATTAG
- a CDS encoding ABC transporter ATP-binding protein: MLEARGLQYRLPSGQWLLRDINFRANPGELIAVLGENGAGKSTLLQQLADAQQNTIYLDGCPLTHWSLAQLAQRRAFLGQAPQCPAAMTGAELVALGRAPFMESSRRSLAAREHWLSRCQCQSLAKRPLTELSGGQKARLHLARVLCQLHQVERPVLLLDEPTAALDLAAQHQLLAQVKALCSTQGTLVFWVVHDLNLACQYASRLLLLKAGRLLADVPPVELSDSLASRLYNHPMSSHRLQGTETLLWQAQVGVSHHAS, from the coding sequence ATGCTTGAAGCTCGCGGCCTGCAATATCGTCTTCCTTCGGGTCAATGGCTGCTTAGGGATATTAACTTTCGCGCCAACCCCGGCGAGCTGATTGCCGTGTTAGGCGAAAACGGCGCCGGAAAATCGACCTTGCTGCAGCAGTTAGCCGATGCACAGCAAAATACAATTTACTTAGATGGTTGCCCATTAACGCACTGGTCTTTGGCACAGTTGGCTCAGCGCCGGGCTTTTCTGGGACAAGCTCCCCAGTGTCCAGCCGCCATGACCGGCGCCGAGCTGGTTGCCCTTGGCCGGGCCCCTTTTATGGAATCAAGCCGCCGCAGCCTTGCGGCGAGGGAGCATTGGCTTAGCCGCTGCCAATGCCAGTCACTGGCCAAGCGGCCCTTAACGGAATTATCCGGTGGCCAAAAAGCGCGGTTACATCTGGCCCGAGTACTCTGCCAGCTGCATCAGGTCGAACGGCCGGTGTTGCTGTTAGATGAACCCACCGCCGCCTTAGATTTGGCGGCCCAACACCAATTGTTAGCTCAGGTTAAGGCACTGTGTAGTACCCAAGGAACCTTAGTGTTTTGGGTGGTACACGACCTTAATCTGGCCTGCCAATATGCCAGTCGACTGTTGTTGCTCAAAGCGGGCCGACTGCTGGCCGATGTGCCGCCTGTTGAGCTTAGCGATAGCCTTGCCAGCCGACTTTATAATCACCCCATGTCTAGCCACCGCCTGCAAGGGACAGAGACCTTGCTGTGGCAAGCCCAAGTTGGAGTTTCACACCATGCGTCATAG
- a CDS encoding HugZ family pyridoxamine 5'-phosphate oxidase — protein MRHSAVHQARELLLKIQSGVLATHSKALPGYPFGSVTPFVLDRDGSLLIFISDIAQHSRNLNMDPKCSVTVFEQTLDADQNTQGRVTVLGDAVQLADAEGSNAFDLYCTHFPESAGYRDAHDFAVWRLVPKRIRYIGGFGKIFWLERQEWQDAVGQWDKSAEQDMIAHMHQDHHDAIKAMAKHFFGKSRAAELLSIHPEGCLMRLEGEERARLLAFDDNAMDAMAVRKALVALTQQSRAA, from the coding sequence ATGCGTCATAGCGCTGTGCACCAAGCCCGCGAACTGCTGTTAAAAATTCAGTCCGGCGTGCTCGCCACCCATTCCAAAGCCCTGCCCGGTTATCCCTTTGGTTCGGTTACGCCCTTTGTGCTGGACCGCGACGGCAGTTTACTGATTTTTATTTCTGATATTGCCCAGCACAGCCGTAACCTCAATATGGACCCGAAATGCTCGGTAACGGTATTCGAGCAAACCCTTGATGCCGACCAAAACACCCAGGGCCGGGTCACAGTACTGGGCGACGCCGTGCAGTTGGCCGATGCCGAAGGCAGCAATGCTTTTGACCTTTACTGCACGCACTTTCCCGAATCTGCCGGTTACCGCGATGCGCACGACTTCGCCGTCTGGCGCCTCGTTCCCAAACGTATTCGCTATATTGGCGGCTTCGGCAAGATTTTCTGGCTGGAACGCCAGGAATGGCAAGACGCCGTTGGCCAGTGGGATAAAAGTGCAGAGCAAGACATGATTGCGCACATGCACCAGGACCATCACGACGCCATTAAAGCCATGGCCAAGCACTTTTTCGGTAAAAGCCGGGCGGCAGAGCTGCTGTCTATTCACCCAGAAGGCTGCTTGATGCGCCTTGAAGGTGAAGAGCGCGCCCGTTTGCTGGCTTTTGATGATAACGCCATGGA
- a CDS encoding FecCD family ABC transporter permease codes for MHWIRRQRRWPWLLVAVLLTWLSLSTGPAGSDPLLLWHYLTARHSDGLTPAALALEQIRLPRLLLAILVGGALAVSGAVLQGLCRNPLADPGLLGLSSGAALAALASITLHLDWGLSPLWRLPLAAFVGALITGFVVIRFAYRGSELSITHLILAGVGVNALTGALMGLLSHIADESSLKLMTYWTLGSVAGASWPQLIIASPLMLLALALLWPWRLGLTLWLLGERDATTLGVDVRKMQRRLLLMVSVLVAVATAFTGVIGFVGLVVPHLCRMLLGTDNRVLLPASLVGGAMLMVLSDWLARTLVAPQELPVGIVTALIGTPVFLYLLRRQHA; via the coding sequence ATGCACTGGATTAGACGTCAGCGTCGCTGGCCTTGGTTGCTGGTGGCGGTGCTACTGACGTGGCTGAGCTTATCAACCGGGCCTGCTGGCTCCGATCCCCTGCTGCTGTGGCACTACCTCACGGCCCGGCATAGCGACGGTTTAACCCCGGCGGCCCTAGCCTTGGAGCAAATCCGGCTACCAAGACTGTTACTGGCGATATTGGTCGGTGGCGCGCTGGCTGTAAGCGGCGCCGTACTGCAAGGGCTTTGCCGTAACCCTCTGGCCGATCCGGGCCTGCTTGGCCTGTCTTCGGGTGCAGCGCTGGCGGCGCTGGCTTCCATTACCTTGCATTTGGACTGGGGACTCTCGCCGTTGTGGCGGCTACCACTGGCGGCATTTGTTGGTGCCCTTATCACCGGCTTTGTGGTGATCCGTTTTGCCTATCGCGGCAGTGAGCTTTCCATTACCCATTTGATTTTGGCCGGTGTTGGCGTCAATGCCCTAACCGGCGCGCTAATGGGTCTTTTGAGCCACATTGCCGATGAGTCCAGTCTGAAATTAATGACCTACTGGACCTTAGGCAGTGTGGCTGGCGCCAGTTGGCCACAGCTCATCATTGCTAGCCCCTTGATGCTGCTGGCGCTGGCGCTGCTTTGGCCTTGGCGGCTGGGGTTAACCCTTTGGCTACTGGGCGAACGCGACGCCACCACCCTTGGGGTGGACGTCAGAAAAATGCAGCGGCGTCTACTGCTGATGGTGTCGGTATTGGTGGCGGTCGCAACGGCTTTTACCGGCGTTATCGGCTTTGTGGGTTTGGTGGTGCCACATCTATGCCGGATGCTGCTGGGCACCGATAACCGGGTATTGCTGCCAGCCAGTTTAGTGGGCGGGGCAATGCTGATGGTGTTATCCGACTGGTTAGCCAGAACCCTCGTTGCCCCTCAGGAACTGCCGGTAGGCATTGTTACCGCACTAATTGGCACACCGGTGTTCTTATACCTATTAAGGAGGCAACATGCTTGA
- a CDS encoding DMT family transporter — translation MHSRRSLWELHIAVLLFGGTALFAKLIPLSALDMTVLRCLIAAVTLAVVVKASKGRLRLGSLREYAVALLLGAVVSLHWVTYFASMQVSTVAVGMIAFFTYPVMAVLLEPLIKRQLPQRRDLAAAVMVLIGIVMIVPDTNLGNSTTKGVALGIFSALLFTIRNLLHKHQFSHHSGPKAMFYQCLVAMIVLAPFQSQAALSMPAWGWGLLVILGIGFTAAPHALLAQALGNLKVKSVALISCLQPIYASVLAALVLHEIPNWRTLVGGALVVSAAVFETLAARSQKP, via the coding sequence ATGCACTCTCGCCGTAGTCTTTGGGAACTGCACATTGCGGTGCTGCTGTTTGGCGGCACCGCGCTTTTTGCCAAGCTGATTCCCCTTAGCGCGCTAGACATGACAGTGCTGCGCTGCCTGATAGCGGCCGTTACCTTGGCCGTTGTCGTCAAGGCCAGTAAAGGGCGGCTGCGATTAGGCAGCCTGCGCGAATACGCCGTGGCGCTGTTACTTGGCGCGGTGGTGAGCTTGCACTGGGTGACCTATTTCGCATCCATGCAGGTATCAACGGTGGCGGTGGGGATGATTGCCTTTTTCACCTACCCGGTGATGGCGGTACTGCTAGAACCGCTTATCAAACGCCAGTTGCCGCAGCGCCGCGATTTGGCAGCCGCAGTCATGGTGCTAATCGGTATCGTGATGATTGTGCCTGACACCAACCTTGGTAACAGCACCACCAAGGGCGTGGCGCTCGGCATTTTCTCGGCGCTGCTGTTTACCATCAGAAACCTGTTACACAAGCATCAGTTCAGCCATCATTCTGGCCCTAAGGCGATGTTTTACCAGTGTTTGGTGGCAATGATTGTGCTGGCTCCCTTTCAAAGCCAGGCGGCGCTTAGCATGCCAGCTTGGGGCTGGGGCCTGCTGGTGATTTTGGGCATCGGCTTTACCGCCGCCCCCCATGCCTTGCTGGCCCAGGCGCTGGGTAACTTAAAGGTAAAAAGTGTGGCGCTTATTTCCTGTCTGCAACCTATCTACGCCAGCGTTTTAGCGGCATTGGTGCTGCATGAAATACCAAATTGGCGTACGCTCGTCGGCGGCGCGCTGGTGGTCAGCGCCGCTGTATTTGAAACCCTGGCGGCTCGTTCTCAAAAGCCCTGA
- a CDS encoding DUF805 domain-containing protein, with product MDNYLAAFRKYADFSGRARRQEYWMFGLFNLLIIVAIMVLIQVTQEPRLAIIELVYALVVLIPSLSLTVRRLHDTGRSGWWILIQMIPLAGGIIFLVFMCSDSHPGTNLYGPNPKGISNGLSANAA from the coding sequence ATGGATAACTATCTTGCTGCGTTTCGTAAATATGCTGACTTTTCCGGCCGTGCTCGCCGCCAGGAATATTGGATGTTTGGCCTGTTTAACTTGCTGATCATTGTGGCGATAATGGTATTAATACAGGTGACTCAAGAACCGCGGTTAGCCATTATCGAATTGGTCTATGCGCTAGTGGTTCTGATCCCAAGTTTGTCTTTAACGGTGCGCCGTTTACATGATACCGGCCGCAGTGGTTGGTGGATTTTGATTCAAATGATCCCGCTGGCCGGTGGCATTATTTTCTTGGTGTTCATGTGCTCTGATAGCCATCCTGGCACCAACCTGTATGGCCCTAACCCTAAGGGCATCAGTAACGGTTTAAGCGCTAACGCGGCTTAA
- a CDS encoding mechanosensitive ion channel domain-containing protein — translation MPALLRICLIGLLLLGTQAQANTSIQKLLKVQMQTKAQAAKKAGDAQSEQLAALYNEAAQLLEQRDEHLKVAKQYQDVIDNFPKTLAKEEAEVAQYQSQTLPDYQHWSEDRLDQTLPEVITDQQSLNDQLDRVISEQSRISSRLGQGSAQAANLRNELNQQQDALDNISGTDAQDQARMAMLQAKIAMLNAWIHRLELEDASSSQRLRLKEVQQELLSLKIADKVAQQSAIQSALNAKRQARIQRTLMESLDKDYQNPYLDQLAQQSVGYADKLTELNDEIVDALSKLRKVKQQNLEWREYQSSVQKQIEWLKVSAAFGETLRIRYDQLPHNFQHKQLINAINQARIDKYEYDQKLKAASPDNALSKLSDKQATQAKKLLSTRKKLLKKLSERTFEYLNHLTQLEIATGDLEKTVGELKTLIEGHLFWIPNARPLSWDWLTSLVGDSAQFAKQKLEAGNEFKVTHHPLLVALVVGLLVLAAVIRWLENHRLRRRLAELAKPVGNVTRDSIRTTFKALGLTLGYATPLPLLFLVLGLMAKDNQPALSAALLSGALGTAIWLTMRNLTDDEGILQAHFRWRAASIHRLRLLVRRLALIATPLLMLMVFCQLQNDEAIRQGLGRLAFLALAAGMTVFYQQLYKHRTLLVYNLEKGLKPRPWHHLLWWVSIALPPTALVLAITGYYYTAQQLLWLEQVSLLMLCGFGFAYYLSKRALLIERRKIAFAQAKLKRAELLAQRNKELDEESEPGPEVPSEESLIDIDTISSQSIALMRTLFKLACVIGLVVLWSSMYDSLSYFERINLWDVTTTIDGEEQQVPVTLMAVIWALLTVMLTVIGSRNLPGLLELAVLQRMKLSPGTGFAVTTVSRYLVIVVGVTTTFGLLGIEWSKAQWLVAALTVGLGFGLQEIFANFVSGLIILFEKPIRIGDTVTIRDLSGTVTRINTRATTIVDWDHKEIIVPNKAFITEQLVNWSLSDPTTRLIIRVSVNHGSDTDLVQQLLLEAAQRCHMVLDDPEPSAYLLGIGLSSLDFELRAYVGDTDNRLRTCHALYSDIHRQFKARGIDLAWPKMDVAMQQPMPAPLKP, via the coding sequence ATGCCCGCACTGCTGCGCATCTGCCTTATTGGGCTCCTGCTATTAGGCACTCAGGCTCAGGCCAACACCTCCATTCAAAAACTGCTCAAAGTGCAGATGCAAACCAAGGCACAAGCAGCCAAGAAGGCTGGCGATGCCCAGAGCGAGCAGTTAGCGGCGTTATATAACGAAGCGGCCCAGTTGCTTGAACAGCGTGACGAGCATCTAAAGGTTGCCAAGCAGTACCAAGATGTTATCGACAACTTCCCCAAAACCCTCGCCAAAGAAGAAGCTGAGGTAGCCCAGTACCAATCTCAAACCTTGCCTGACTACCAGCATTGGAGCGAAGACCGCCTCGACCAAACCTTGCCGGAAGTCATCACCGACCAGCAAAGCCTTAACGACCAGCTAGACAGAGTCATCAGCGAGCAAAGCCGCATCAGTAGCCGCCTTGGCCAAGGCAGTGCGCAGGCGGCTAACCTTCGCAACGAACTCAACCAGCAACAAGACGCCCTGGACAACATCTCCGGCACCGACGCCCAAGATCAGGCGCGCATGGCGATGCTGCAAGCCAAAATCGCCATGCTCAATGCCTGGATCCACCGGCTGGAACTGGAAGATGCGTCATCCAGCCAGCGCCTGCGGCTAAAGGAAGTGCAGCAAGAACTGTTGAGCCTGAAAATTGCCGATAAAGTGGCGCAGCAGTCGGCCATTCAATCGGCCCTGAATGCCAAGCGCCAAGCCCGCATTCAACGCACCTTGATGGAAAGTTTGGATAAGGATTATCAGAACCCTTATCTTGACCAGCTAGCCCAGCAAAGTGTCGGTTATGCCGACAAGCTGACGGAGCTGAACGATGAAATTGTCGATGCGCTGTCCAAGTTACGTAAGGTTAAGCAGCAAAACCTGGAATGGCGGGAATATCAGTCCTCGGTACAAAAGCAAATTGAATGGCTAAAAGTCAGCGCCGCCTTTGGTGAAACCTTACGTATTCGCTACGACCAGCTGCCGCATAATTTTCAGCACAAACAACTCATTAACGCCATTAATCAGGCCCGTATCGACAAATACGAGTACGACCAAAAGCTAAAAGCAGCCAGCCCCGACAATGCGTTAAGCAAGCTGTCTGACAAACAGGCCACCCAAGCCAAAAAGCTGCTTTCCACCCGCAAAAAATTGCTGAAAAAGCTGTCTGAACGCACCTTTGAATACCTAAACCACCTGACTCAGCTCGAAATAGCGACCGGCGACCTCGAAAAAACCGTTGGCGAGCTAAAAACCCTGATTGAGGGGCATCTGTTTTGGATACCCAACGCCAGGCCATTAAGCTGGGACTGGTTAACCTCCTTGGTGGGCGATAGCGCCCAATTTGCCAAACAAAAGCTGGAAGCCGGTAACGAATTTAAAGTCACTCACCACCCGCTACTGGTGGCATTAGTGGTGGGGCTGCTGGTGTTGGCAGCGGTGATTCGCTGGCTTGAAAACCACCGCTTGCGCCGGCGCTTAGCCGAACTGGCCAAGCCGGTGGGTAACGTGACTCGCGACAGCATCAGAACCACCTTTAAAGCCCTTGGCCTTACCCTCGGTTACGCGACACCGCTGCCGCTGTTATTTTTGGTGCTGGGCCTGATGGCCAAAGACAATCAACCGGCATTGTCGGCAGCGCTGTTAAGTGGGGCACTGGGTACCGCCATTTGGCTGACCATGCGTAACCTCACCGACGATGAAGGCATTCTACAGGCGCACTTTCGCTGGCGGGCGGCCAGCATTCATCGCTTACGGCTGTTAGTACGCCGCCTGGCCTTGATAGCCACGCCGCTGTTAATGCTGATGGTGTTTTGCCAGCTGCAAAACGACGAAGCCATTCGCCAAGGTCTTGGCCGTTTGGCCTTTTTGGCGCTGGCCGCTGGTATGACGGTGTTTTATCAGCAGCTGTATAAACACCGCACCTTGCTGGTTTATAACCTTGAAAAAGGGCTGAAACCGCGGCCATGGCACCACCTGCTTTGGTGGGTCTCTATTGCCCTGCCACCAACGGCTCTGGTACTGGCCATCACCGGCTATTACTACACCGCCCAGCAATTGTTGTGGTTAGAACAAGTCTCGTTGCTGATGTTGTGCGGTTTTGGTTTTGCCTATTACCTGTCAAAACGGGCGCTGCTGATTGAACGGCGCAAAATCGCCTTTGCCCAGGCCAAGTTAAAAAGAGCTGAATTGCTGGCACAGCGCAACAAAGAACTCGACGAGGAAAGCGAGCCTGGCCCGGAAGTACCGTCGGAAGAGTCGCTGATTGATATCGATACCATTTCCAGCCAGTCCATCGCCCTGATGCGCACCCTGTTCAAACTGGCTTGTGTCATTGGTTTAGTGGTGCTGTGGTCCTCGATGTACGACTCCCTGTCGTACTTTGAGCGCATTAATCTTTGGGATGTCACCACCACTATTGATGGTGAAGAGCAGCAAGTGCCGGTCACGTTGATGGCGGTGATTTGGGCATTGTTAACGGTAATGCTCACTGTGATTGGCAGCCGCAACTTGCCTGGCCTTTTGGAACTGGCGGTACTGCAGCGCATGAAACTGAGCCCCGGTACCGGCTTTGCCGTCACGACGGTGTCACGTTACCTGGTTATTGTGGTGGGCGTGACCACAACCTTTGGCCTGTTGGGTATTGAATGGTCCAAGGCGCAGTGGCTGGTGGCGGCGCTAACGGTAGGTTTGGGTTTTGGTTTGCAAGAGATCTTCGCCAACTTTGTTTCGGGGCTTATCATCTTGTTTGAAAAGCCCATTCGTATTGGCGACACCGTGACCATTCGCGATCTTTCGGGCACCGTAACCCGCATTAACACCCGTGCCACCACCATCGTGGATTGGGATCACAAAGAGATCATTGTGCCGAATAAGGCCTTTATCACCGAGCAGCTGGTGAACTGGTCGCTTTCCGATCCCACCACCCGGCTTATTATCCGGGTCAGTGTTAATCACGGCTCGGATACCGATTTGGTACAACAGTTGTTGCTGGAGGCAGCGCAGCGATGTCATATGGTGCTGGACGATCCGGAACCCTCCGCCTATTTGCTGGGTATTGGGCTTTCTTCTTTGGACTTCGAACTGCGGGCCTATGTTGGCGATACCGACAACCGCTTGCGCACCTGCCATGCGCTTTACAGCGACATCCATCGCCAGTTCAAAGCCCGAGGTATCGATTTGGCTTGGCCAAAAATGGACGTGGCAATGCAACAACCGATGCCCGCGCCTTTAAAGCCCTGA
- a CDS encoding TonB-dependent receptor, with translation MKFAPLYLALAAAGVVTPAFAATVTGTVVDASGNPIKGAAVSTDGSATKAITDAKGHYSLEVADNSHLHLHAGADQYAHQESEIDTTTGSLTKDFTLSAVNVENIVVTGTPLGRTELESAIPVSVLSADALRKSTAPSLGDTLQNEPGVQASHFGPAASRPIIRGMDGPRVQVLQDGLAVGDASTVSADHAVTTEATTAKQIEILRGPATLLYGNGAIGGVVNVVDYRYSETPIDGMTGSLAARYSTVDNGKTAVANLNTGNGKYYWHVDGTSRHAQDEDIPGDAIEGEPNPSGKLSNSQLSLEEYGFGGGYTGDNGYVGVTGSRTVNKYGIPPTTTDADDPTVSIDMRKTAYQLHAGLNNPFAGFSSVKFDGGYTHYEHAELENGDPDTVFTNKFSEGRITLANNPWGEWQGVVGAHLTHRDYQIDGEEALTPNTKTDTAAAFIVQERQVGNFRYQLGGRLENYKLKSSSMNLESAAGDNEYTPADINDNDLSLSAGTVWDFTPGYNMSVSLSRAERSPTAEELYSYGPHDATRTFEVGSLYNINGGDVVADSGNPKKETANNIDWSLRKFDGDWSGTLSLYYNKVSNYYYEHDTGLTAADMGNDEDPSLPVYQFSQGDATLYGFEAKVNVPFGDYWSVDAMSDYTRGKLDDGGNLPRISPLRVGATLNFDYQDWHADMGATGYSKQSKTAENETDTAGYTLVNASVGYHVYQSQGDLFVYLKGDNLLDKEARPATSFLKDAVPLPGRNLTLGVRYSF, from the coding sequence ATGAAATTTGCCCCATTATATTTGGCGCTGGCTGCTGCTGGCGTTGTGACACCTGCGTTTGCGGCTACCGTTACCGGTACCGTTGTTGATGCCTCCGGTAACCCCATTAAAGGCGCAGCCGTATCTACCGACGGTTCTGCCACCAAAGCCATTACCGATGCCAAAGGCCATTACAGCCTGGAAGTAGCCGACAATAGCCACCTGCACCTGCATGCCGGCGCTGACCAGTACGCTCACCAAGAGTCAGAAATTGACACCACCACCGGCAGCCTGACTAAAGACTTCACCCTGTCTGCGGTTAACGTTGAAAACATCGTTGTAACCGGCACCCCACTGGGCCGTACGGAACTGGAAAGCGCTATTCCGGTATCGGTGCTGTCTGCAGATGCCCTGCGAAAATCCACCGCGCCGTCTTTGGGTGACACCCTGCAAAACGAGCCCGGCGTACAAGCCTCACACTTCGGCCCTGCCGCCAGCCGCCCGATCATTCGCGGTATGGACGGCCCACGGGTGCAAGTGCTGCAAGATGGCCTGGCGGTAGGTGATGCTTCCACCGTGTCTGCTGACCATGCGGTAACCACCGAAGCGACCACCGCCAAACAAATCGAAATTCTGCGCGGCCCAGCCACCTTGCTGTACGGCAACGGTGCCATTGGTGGCGTGGTTAACGTCGTAGACTATCGCTACAGCGAAACCCCTATCGACGGCATGACTGGCAGCTTAGCCGCCCGCTATAGCACCGTTGATAACGGCAAAACCGCGGTTGCTAACCTCAACACCGGTAACGGTAAATACTACTGGCATGTTGACGGTACTTCCCGTCACGCCCAGGACGAAGACATTCCTGGCGACGCTATCGAAGGCGAACCTAACCCGTCAGGCAAGCTCAGCAACAGCCAGCTTAGCCTCGAAGAATATGGCTTTGGCGGTGGTTACACCGGTGACAACGGTTATGTAGGTGTAACCGGTAGCCGCACCGTCAACAAATACGGTATTCCGCCAACCACCACAGATGCCGACGACCCAACGGTCAGCATTGATATGCGTAAAACCGCTTATCAATTACACGCCGGCCTCAACAATCCTTTTGCTGGTTTCTCCAGCGTGAAATTCGACGGTGGCTACACCCACTACGAACACGCCGAACTGGAAAACGGTGACCCTGATACCGTCTTTACCAACAAGTTCAGCGAAGGCCGTATCACCCTGGCCAACAACCCATGGGGTGAATGGCAAGGCGTTGTCGGCGCGCACCTGACGCACCGCGATTACCAAATCGACGGTGAAGAAGCACTGACCCCGAACACCAAAACCGATACTGCCGCTGCCTTTATCGTGCAAGAGCGCCAAGTGGGTAACTTCCGTTACCAACTGGGTGGCCGTTTGGAAAACTACAAGCTCAAGTCCAGCTCAATGAACCTGGAAAGTGCTGCCGGTGATAACGAGTACACCCCTGCCGATATCAACGACAACGATTTAAGCCTGTCTGCCGGTACCGTTTGGGACTTTACTCCGGGTTACAACATGAGCGTGTCTTTAAGCCGCGCCGAACGTAGCCCAACAGCTGAAGAGCTATACAGCTACGGCCCGCACGATGCGACGCGTACCTTCGAAGTGGGTTCGCTGTATAACATCAACGGCGGTGACGTTGTTGCCGATTCCGGTAACCCGAAAAAAGAAACCGCCAATAACATCGACTGGAGCCTGCGCAAGTTTGACGGCGATTGGTCCGGTACCCTGAGCCTGTATTACAACAAGGTCAGCAACTACTACTATGAGCACGACACCGGCCTAACCGCTGCCGATATGGGTAACGATGAAGATCCTAGTCTGCCGGTTTATCAGTTCAGCCAAGGTGATGCCACCCTGTACGGCTTTGAGGCCAAAGTAAATGTGCCGTTCGGCGATTACTGGTCGGTTGATGCCATGAGCGACTACACCCGCGGCAAACTGGACGATGGCGGCAACTTGCCACGCATCTCACCACTGCGTGTTGGTGCCACCCTGAACTTCGACTACCAGGACTGGCATGCTGACATGGGTGCCACCGGTTACAGCAAACAAAGCAAAACCGCCGAAAACGAAACCGACACCGCCGGCTACACCCTGGTTAACGCCTCTGTGGGCTACCACGTGTATCAAAGCCAAGGCGACTTGTTCGTTTACTTAAAAGGCGACAACTTGCTGGATAAAGAAGCCCGTCCTGCCACCTCTTTCTTGAAAGATGCGGTACCGTTACCGGGCCGTAACCTCACCTTGGGTGTGCGTTACAGCTTCTAA
- a CDS encoding glycerophosphodiester phosphodiesterase produces the protein MMKIFAHRGASGEASDNTLTAFKLALEQGAEAIELDLQRYQDEIYILHDRWLHHCTLNGQGLLENQTPESLAAVDAGDGNPIPTLWQVLVLCAGRCQLNLELKAHDLLPVLVPLLEKAVNELGWKPEDLLISSFHHRQLAAFQAIKPDWPIGLLISHIPLELASMMGPLKVFSLHLDCSFVDKHLVFEAQAMGLKVYVYTVDEPEDIHRLARLGVDGIFSNFPARSRQWLHSHVT, from the coding sequence ATGATGAAAATATTCGCCCATCGCGGCGCTTCCGGTGAGGCCAGTGATAACACCCTGACCGCCTTTAAACTGGCCCTGGAACAAGGCGCCGAAGCGATAGAGCTGGATTTGCAGCGCTACCAGGATGAGATTTACATCCTCCACGACCGCTGGTTGCATCACTGCACCCTAAACGGCCAAGGCCTTTTGGAAAATCAAACACCTGAGAGCCTGGCCGCGGTGGATGCCGGAGATGGCAACCCCATTCCGACCCTCTGGCAGGTATTAGTACTTTGCGCCGGGCGCTGCCAGCTGAACCTGGAACTCAAAGCCCACGATTTACTGCCGGTGCTGGTGCCATTACTTGAAAAGGCAGTTAACGAGCTCGGCTGGAAACCCGAAGACTTATTGATTTCCTCCTTTCACCACCGCCAACTTGCCGCTTTTCAAGCCATCAAACCCGACTGGCCCATTGGCCTTTTGATTAGCCATATTCCCTTGGAGTTGGCCAGCATGATGGGGCCACTGAAGGTGTTTTCTTTGCACCTCGATTGCAGCTTTGTAGACAAGCATCTGGTTTTTGAAGCCCAAGCCATGGGCCTTAAGGTTTATGTCTATACCGTTGACGAACCTGAAGATATTCACCGCTTAGCCCGGCTTGGCGTTGATGGCATTTTTAGTAACTTCCCCGCCCGCAGCCGCCAATGGCTGCATAGCCACGTCACCTAA